ATATGATCCAGTCTCTCCGCGTATTCGACCGTTGGGGAGAGCTGGTATTTCAACGCACCAATTTTGCTCCCAATGTTGAATCCCTGGGATGGGACGGACGCATCAATGGAACAACAGCCAGCTCTGATGTATATACTTATATAATTGAAATAATATGTAACAACAACAATATTTCAACTTTTAAAGGAAATGTTAGCTTAATTCGATAATAAAAATGAAAGTATGTCGTTTATATATTGTGCCGAGTGACAATCGAGAAGTCCAAAAATCCAACAATACCATGAAACAATTTTTTCGTAACCCTCTGTATTACCTGCTATTGCTGACTTTGTTCAGTACAGCAGCTTCAGCACAGGACATTCACTTTTCTCAATTTTTCGAAACGCCATTATTACGTAATCCCGCTTTGGCTGGTATATTCTCAGGCGATATGCGCCTGCAGGCTGTATATCGTACACAGTGGCAAAGCGTAACTGTTCCTTATCAAACAACTTCGGTAAATGGTGAATTTAAATTACCTATCGGTAAAGGATACGATTTCATTACCATTGGTGGACAAGTATTATACGATAAAGCCGGAACAATAGCCTTAACTACTACTCAGGTATTACCAACTATCAATTATCATAAGTCGTTAAGCGATTATAAGAATATGTACCTATCGATGGGTTTTATGGGAGGTATTGTGCAACGCAGTCTTGATCGCAGCAAAGTAACTACCAACAGCCAGTTTGATGGTAATAATTATAACCCCGGCTTATCAGACGGAGAAAATTTTGCTCAAACTTCGTACAGCTATTTTGATGGAACAGCCGGTGTTAGCTTTAACTCACAGGTAGGTGACGATGAAAAAAGCAACATGTACTTAGGCATCGCTTATCATCACTTTACTAAACCAAGAGGCATCTCTTTTTATGAAGATCCAAATATTCAATTAACTCCTAAATGGGTGTATTCAGCAGGCTTACGCTTAGGTACTTCTGATGATTCGTATGTTACTTTCCAGGGAGATTATTCACAGCAAGGACCTTATACTGAAACAATAGCAGGCGCTATGCTGACTAAAAATTTAGATGAAGAAGAAACACCTAAATACGCTATCAGCGGTGGTTTGTATATGAGGTGGAAAGACGCTATCATTCCTGTAGGAAAATTAGATATGAATCCACTGTCTGTATCTGTTAGTTATGATATCAATACCTCACAATTAACATCAGCCAGTAGCGGAAGAGGTGGTTTAGAATTAGCATTGACTTATCAAAAATATTTTGAAAACAATTCCAGCAAGGAC
The Ferruginibacter albus DNA segment above includes these coding regions:
- a CDS encoding PorP/SprF family type IX secretion system membrane protein is translated as MKQFFRNPLYYLLLLTLFSTAASAQDIHFSQFFETPLLRNPALAGIFSGDMRLQAVYRTQWQSVTVPYQTTSVNGEFKLPIGKGYDFITIGGQVLYDKAGTIALTTTQVLPTINYHKSLSDYKNMYLSMGFMGGIVQRSLDRSKVTTNSQFDGNNYNPGLSDGENFAQTSYSYFDGTAGVSFNSQVGDDEKSNMYLGIAYHHFTKPRGISFYEDPNIQLTPKWVYSAGLRLGTSDDSYVTFQGDYSQQGPYTETIAGAMLTKNLDEEETPKYAISGGLYMRWKDAIIPVGKLDMNPLSVSVSYDINTSQLTSASSGRGGLELALTYQKYFENNSSKDAVRCPRF